One genomic window of Cellulophaga sp. Hel_I_12 includes the following:
- a CDS encoding YicC/YloC family endoribonuclease, which yields MIQSMTGFGKHVIQLPSKKITIEIKSLNSKSLDLNARMPSVYKEKELELRKTIATALVRGKIDFSLYLESTGSETSSVINEEVVRQYMQQLNAIASVNTEKSLEIAMRMPDALKTEREDIDEQEYKAIEEALEIALQEINLFRSEEGQVLDDDFVARIGTITSLLLEVAELDKARLDTIRERLEKAVSDLKVSLDENRFEQELIYYLEKYDITEEKVRLKNHLDYFMTTLKSTDSNGRKLGFICQEIGREINTIGSKANFAPLQQVVVQMKDELEKIKEQMLNVL from the coding sequence ATGATTCAATCTATGACGGGGTTTGGTAAACATGTGATTCAACTCCCAAGTAAAAAAATAACCATCGAAATAAAATCTTTAAACAGCAAAAGTTTAGATTTGAATGCACGGATGCCATCGGTGTATAAAGAAAAGGAACTAGAGCTTCGTAAAACTATTGCTACTGCTTTGGTACGTGGTAAAATAGATTTTAGTTTATATCTTGAAAGTACGGGCAGCGAAACCTCTTCTGTCATTAATGAAGAAGTTGTGCGGCAGTATATGCAACAATTAAATGCTATTGCCAGCGTCAACACGGAGAAATCATTAGAAATTGCTATGCGAATGCCTGATGCATTAAAAACTGAACGCGAAGATATTGATGAACAGGAGTATAAAGCTATAGAAGAGGCACTTGAAATAGCCTTGCAGGAAATCAATTTGTTTAGGTCTGAAGAAGGTCAAGTTTTAGACGATGATTTTGTGGCACGAATAGGGACAATTACTTCATTATTACTGGAGGTCGCTGAATTGGATAAAGCACGCTTGGATACCATCCGAGAGCGCTTAGAAAAGGCAGTATCCGATTTAAAAGTAAGCCTTGATGAAAATCGTTTTGAGCAAGAACTTATTTACTATTTAGAAAAATATGATATCACGGAAGAAAAAGTGCGTCTAAAAAACCATCTTGATTATTTTATGACGACCCTTAAATCAACCGACTCAAACGGAAGAAAGTTAGGCTTTATTTGTCAAGAAATAGGCCGTGAAATAAATACCATTGGTTCAAAAGCCAATTTTGCACCACTACAGCAGGTAGTGGTACAAATGAAAGATGAGTTAGAGAAAATTAAAGAACAAATGTTAAACGTACTGTAA
- a CDS encoding sugar phosphate isomerase/epimerase produces MKTIKGPAVFLAQFVDKKAPFNTLDGMCKWAADLGYKGIQIPTWEHFLIDLDKAAESQTYCDELKGKVNSYGLEITELSTHLQGQLVAVNPAYDLMFDNFAPEKVKNNPKARTEWAVETVKKAATASRKLGLNVHATFSGALLWHTMHPWPQRPEGLVEMGFEELAKRWLPILNHFDEQGVDVCYEIHPGEDLHDGDTFERFLAATNNHKRVNILYDPSHFVLQQLDYIAYIDHYHEFIKSFHVKDSEFNPTGKKGAFGGYNDWGNRAGRYRSLGDGQIDFKTIFSKLTQYGCDVWAVMEWECCIKSPEQGAKEGAKFIQDHIIEATEKTFDDFAGGAIDEKVLRKILGI; encoded by the coding sequence ATGAAAACGATTAAAGGACCAGCAGTTTTTCTAGCTCAATTTGTAGATAAAAAAGCGCCATTTAACACTTTAGATGGCATGTGCAAGTGGGCCGCTGATTTGGGATACAAAGGCATTCAAATACCGACTTGGGAACATTTTTTAATTGATTTAGACAAAGCAGCCGAAAGTCAAACCTACTGCGATGAACTAAAAGGAAAGGTTAATTCTTATGGTTTAGAAATTACGGAGCTTTCTACTCATTTACAAGGGCAATTGGTCGCGGTTAACCCAGCATATGACTTAATGTTCGATAATTTTGCCCCTGAAAAGGTGAAAAACAATCCGAAAGCTCGTACAGAATGGGCCGTTGAAACCGTAAAAAAAGCCGCTACGGCTAGTAGAAAATTAGGCTTAAACGTACATGCTACTTTCTCTGGTGCTTTATTATGGCACACGATGCATCCTTGGCCTCAAAGACCAGAAGGATTAGTAGAAATGGGTTTTGAAGAATTAGCAAAACGTTGGTTACCTATTTTAAATCATTTTGATGAACAAGGGGTTGATGTGTGTTATGAAATTCACCCAGGAGAAGATTTACACGATGGCGATACTTTTGAACGCTTTTTGGCCGCCACCAACAATCATAAACGCGTTAATATTTTATATGACCCTAGTCACTTTGTACTGCAGCAACTAGATTATATAGCGTACATTGATCATTATCATGAGTTTATAAAATCTTTTCACGTAAAGGACTCAGAGTTCAACCCAACGGGTAAAAAAGGAGCTTTTGGGGGCTATAACGATTGGGGAAATAGGGCAGGTAGGTATCGCTCTTTGGGAGATGGTCAAATAGATTTTAAAACCATTTTCTCGAAATTAACGCAGTATGGCTGCGATGTGTGGGCAGTGATGGAATGGGAGTGCTGTATAAAAAGTCCGGAACAAGGAGCAAAAGAAGGTGCTAAATTTATTCAAGACCATATTATTGAAGCTACTGAAAAAACATTTGATGATTTTGCGGGTGGAGCCATAGACGAAAAGGTATTGAGAAAGATATTAGGAATTTAA
- a CDS encoding DUF1080 domain-containing protein, translated as MKYFYILVLFVFFSCKDAGKQSVEEEQDSEIIVYEEYSGEEPTTPEETELYKPVPPEVQTYPKSSAPSDAIVLFNNNSLNEWVSVENPEVPAEWIINPDSSFTVKNKSGDIRTKKEFGNIQLHLEWRSPAEIQGENQSRANSGVFLQGRYEVQILDNNNNDTYVNGQVASIYKQHIPLAKASVPSGKWNTYDIIYHAPEFNKRGGKIKSATITVLHNGVLVQDHVEIKGTTPYIGWPKNEAHGKAPIILQDHGDNSRVSFRNIWVRELK; from the coding sequence ATGAAATATTTTTATATACTCGTATTATTTGTTTTTTTTTCTTGTAAAGATGCAGGAAAGCAAAGCGTTGAAGAAGAACAGGATAGTGAAATAATTGTTTATGAAGAATATTCAGGTGAAGAACCCACTACACCAGAAGAAACAGAACTATATAAGCCTGTGCCGCCAGAAGTTCAAACATACCCAAAAAGCAGTGCGCCCAGTGATGCCATTGTGCTTTTTAATAATAATAGTTTAAATGAATGGGTGAGTGTTGAAAATCCTGAAGTACCTGCAGAATGGATTATTAATCCGGATAGTAGTTTTACAGTTAAAAACAAATCAGGAGATATTAGAACTAAAAAAGAGTTTGGCAACATTCAATTACATTTAGAATGGAGATCTCCTGCGGAGATACAGGGAGAAAATCAAAGTAGGGCGAACAGCGGCGTATTTCTTCAAGGGAGATATGAAGTACAAATTTTAGATAACAATAATAATGACACCTACGTCAATGGGCAGGTAGCCTCTATTTACAAACAGCATATTCCACTAGCAAAGGCGTCAGTGCCCAGTGGTAAGTGGAATACCTATGACATCATATACCACGCTCCCGAATTCAATAAAAGAGGCGGTAAAATTAAATCAGCGACTATTACAGTACTTCATAATGGTGTTCTAGTTCAAGATCACGTAGAAATTAAAGGAACAACGCCTTATATAGGCTGGCCAAAAAATGAGGCACATGGTAAGGCACCTATTATTTTGCAAGATCATGGCGATAACAGTAGGGTTAGTTTTAGAAATATTTGGGTACGTGAACTTAAATAG
- a CDS encoding Gfo/Idh/MocA family protein, translating into MAKKIRLGILGGGGDSLIGILHRVASQINDNYEIVGAVFNADFEESIAFAKKIDVPTNRIYPDFDTFIQEEMKLPETERIQVCSILTPNFLHFPMAKKLLENGFHVICEKPMTTSLEEAKILQAAHKKAGTVFVLTHTYTGYPMVREMRERIKAGELGKIHKVDAQYYQGWINTIIHDKAKRSTVWRLDPEKAGISSCMGDIGVHAFNMLEYTTGLRVKSLLCDFNYLYEDNKMDVDGTVLIRMEDHVKGLIRSSQVATGEENGLAIVIYGEKAAFKWAQENPNYLYKLSDTEPLQVLKPGHAYNSKLSLDGTKLPPGHPEGIFDSMANIYKGAARAIRGEAYNDGEFPTMLDGVRGMNFIESTVASHKNGNTWIELE; encoded by the coding sequence ATGGCAAAAAAAATTAGATTAGGAATTTTAGGTGGTGGAGGTGATTCATTAATAGGGATTTTACACAGAGTAGCCTCTCAAATTAATGATAATTATGAAATTGTAGGAGCAGTATTTAATGCAGATTTTGAGGAAAGTATAGCCTTTGCAAAAAAGATTGATGTTCCCACCAATCGTATTTATCCAGATTTTGACACCTTCATTCAGGAAGAAATGAAACTTCCAGAAACTGAACGCATTCAGGTTTGCTCTATTTTAACCCCTAACTTTTTGCATTTTCCCATGGCAAAAAAATTGTTAGAAAATGGCTTTCATGTTATTTGCGAGAAGCCGATGACCACCTCTTTAGAAGAAGCAAAAATATTACAAGCAGCGCATAAAAAAGCAGGAACTGTTTTTGTTTTAACCCATACCTATACCGGATACCCCATGGTTCGTGAAATGCGAGAACGTATCAAAGCAGGTGAATTAGGGAAGATTCATAAGGTAGATGCACAATATTATCAAGGTTGGATAAATACCATTATCCATGATAAAGCGAAGCGCTCTACCGTTTGGCGTTTAGATCCTGAAAAAGCTGGAATAAGCTCTTGCATGGGTGATATTGGAGTACATGCCTTTAATATGCTTGAATATACTACAGGCTTACGAGTAAAGTCTTTATTATGTGATTTTAATTATTTGTATGAGGATAATAAAATGGATGTGGACGGCACGGTGCTTATTCGCATGGAAGACCATGTCAAGGGGCTTATCCGAAGCAGTCAAGTAGCTACAGGCGAAGAGAACGGACTGGCCATTGTTATTTATGGTGAAAAGGCAGCCTTTAAATGGGCACAGGAAAATCCGAATTACTTATATAAATTAAGTGATACCGAGCCCCTGCAAGTTTTAAAGCCGGGTCATGCCTACAATTCTAAATTATCATTAGACGGCACAAAACTTCCACCAGGACACCCTGAAGGAATTTTTGATTCTATGGCGAATATTTACAAAGGAGCCGCTAGAGCTATTCGGGGAGAAGCCTATAATGACGGAGAATTTCCAACGATGCTAGACGGGGTGAGGGGTATGAATTTTATAGAAAGTACAGTTGCATCTCATAAAAATGGAAATACCTGGATTGAACTAGAATAA
- a CDS encoding sugar phosphate isomerase/epimerase family protein → MTNRNIMKKSLLLIVGLLIFGVLSCKEKEPKKDPEPMEEIASVAQDPFFKLSLAQWSMHKMILEEGVDPYTFAEKAKSWGFSGLEYVSYLYNEELEEANFSKEAMDQFIAKNNLESKKHGMQNLLIMIDGQGDLATTNAIARKKAVENHYKWVDAAAAMGCHSIRVNLAGSKVPEEWTANAVDGLTQLASYAKDKNINIIVENHGGLSSNAALLAGVMKKVNMDNCGTLPDFGNFCVRRVDGSDYNGDCAETYDMYKGVKELMPFAKGVSAKSYDFDAQGNETKIDYAKMLQIVKDADYNGYIGVEYEGSVLSETEGILATKQLLIQASETLR, encoded by the coding sequence ATGACAAATCGTAATATTATGAAAAAAAGTTTACTTTTGATAGTTGGGCTTTTAATTTTCGGAGTTTTATCGTGTAAAGAAAAAGAACCTAAAAAAGATCCTGAGCCTATGGAAGAAATAGCTTCAGTGGCCCAAGACCCTTTTTTTAAATTATCCTTAGCACAATGGTCTATGCATAAAATGATTCTTGAGGAGGGTGTAGATCCATATACTTTTGCTGAAAAAGCTAAATCTTGGGGATTTTCTGGTCTTGAATATGTAAGTTACTTGTACAACGAGGAATTGGAAGAAGCTAATTTTTCAAAAGAAGCTATGGATCAATTTATTGCCAAAAACAATTTAGAGAGCAAAAAACATGGGATGCAAAATCTTTTGATCATGATTGACGGCCAAGGAGATTTAGCAACAACCAATGCAATTGCCAGAAAAAAGGCAGTTGAAAATCATTACAAATGGGTCGATGCCGCTGCAGCTATGGGTTGCCATTCTATACGTGTTAATTTAGCGGGAAGTAAGGTTCCAGAAGAATGGACAGCAAATGCCGTAGACGGACTCACGCAATTGGCAAGCTACGCAAAAGACAAAAACATAAATATTATTGTTGAAAACCATGGTGGGTTGTCGTCAAATGCGGCCTTACTGGCTGGCGTCATGAAAAAGGTAAATATGGATAATTGTGGCACCTTACCAGATTTTGGTAATTTTTGTGTTCGAAGAGTCGATGGTTCTGATTACAATGGCGATTGTGCTGAAACTTACGATATGTATAAAGGTGTAAAAGAATTGATGCCATTTGCTAAAGGCGTAAGTGCCAAATCATACGATTTTGATGCGCAAGGCAATGAAACAAAAATTGATTATGCAAAAATGCTTCAAATTGTAAAAGATGCGGACTATAATGGGTATATTGGCGTCGAGTATGAAGGTAGTGTTTTAAGCGAGACCGAGGGGATTCTTGCCACAAAACAACTTTTGATACAGGCATCAGAAACACTAAGATAA
- a CDS encoding GMC oxidoreductase produces MNKFYYNEEQESYDAIVVGTGISGGWAAKELCENGLKTLILERGRMVTHIEDYPTANLDDWDFPNNGRLPKEERDKQQKQARTGYTVQAPHNFWFVNDLEHPYNETKRFDWMRGYHVGGRSIMWGRHSYRWSDLDFEANKKDGHGVDWPVRYKDIAPWYSKVESFIGISGEALGLPQLPDSEFLPMMELNCVEQEFREKVAENFEGRVVTAGRVAHITGSKAFDGRSKCQFRNRCIRGCPFGAYFSSNSSTLPAAERTGNLTLRPDSIVSEVIYDPKTKKATGVKVIDRLTKEELVFNAKVIFLCASAIGSTQILMQSKSERFPNGLGNDSDQLGRNIMDHQLQVGANGKFDGFDDKYYKGRKPNGVYIPRFRNLGGDSDRKEYVRGFGYQGGASRGNWEETIAEVSFGKDLKESILKPGGWTMGIMGFGEVLPYEENRMTLDYDKLDEWGLPTVTFDAEFKENEWKMREDIKQQAVEMLKNAGFRDVEAYDNPGALGLGIHEMGTARMGRDPKTSVLNGNNQIHAVPNVYVTDGAFMTSASCVNPSLTYMAFTARAANHAAQELKKETI; encoded by the coding sequence ATGAACAAATTTTATTATAACGAAGAGCAAGAATCGTACGATGCGATTGTGGTTGGAACCGGAATTAGTGGCGGATGGGCTGCTAAAGAACTGTGTGAGAATGGTTTAAAAACGCTAATTTTAGAGCGTGGAAGAATGGTAACACACATTGAAGATTATCCAACCGCAAACCTAGATGATTGGGATTTTCCTAATAATGGAAGGCTACCCAAAGAAGAAAGAGACAAACAACAAAAACAAGCCAGAACGGGATATACGGTACAGGCACCTCACAATTTTTGGTTTGTGAACGATTTAGAGCACCCTTATAATGAAACCAAACGCTTTGATTGGATGCGAGGGTACCATGTAGGTGGTAGATCAATTATGTGGGGGCGTCACAGTTACCGTTGGAGTGATTTAGATTTTGAAGCAAACAAAAAGGACGGACATGGTGTAGATTGGCCTGTTCGTTATAAAGATATAGCTCCTTGGTACAGTAAAGTAGAATCGTTTATTGGTATAAGTGGTGAAGCCCTAGGTTTACCACAACTACCCGACAGTGAATTTCTTCCGATGATGGAATTGAACTGTGTGGAACAAGAGTTTAGAGAAAAAGTAGCTGAAAATTTTGAAGGTAGAGTGGTTACCGCTGGCCGCGTTGCGCATATCACCGGTAGTAAAGCATTTGATGGAAGAAGCAAATGCCAATTTAGAAATAGATGCATTAGAGGCTGTCCTTTCGGAGCTTATTTTAGCAGTAATTCCTCAACCTTACCAGCAGCAGAACGTACTGGTAATTTAACCCTGAGACCAGACTCGATTGTTTCTGAAGTTATTTATGACCCAAAAACTAAAAAAGCAACTGGTGTTAAGGTTATTGACCGATTAACCAAAGAAGAATTGGTTTTTAATGCTAAAGTAATTTTCTTGTGTGCATCTGCCATAGGTTCAACACAAATATTAATGCAATCTAAATCAGAGCGTTTTCCAAATGGACTTGGAAACGATTCTGACCAATTAGGTAGAAACATCATGGACCACCAATTGCAAGTTGGAGCGAATGGTAAATTTGATGGTTTTGATGATAAATATTACAAAGGTCGCAAACCAAACGGAGTTTATATACCACGTTTTAGAAATTTAGGAGGCGACAGTGACCGTAAAGAATATGTACGAGGCTTTGGGTATCAAGGTGGTGCAAGTCGTGGCAATTGGGAAGAAACCATTGCCGAAGTTTCTTTTGGAAAAGATTTAAAAGAAAGCATTTTAAAGCCGGGAGGATGGACCATGGGTATTATGGGCTTCGGTGAAGTTTTACCCTATGAAGAAAACAGAATGACCTTAGACTATGATAAATTAGATGAATGGGGCTTACCTACTGTGACTTTTGATGCAGAATTCAAAGAAAATGAATGGAAAATGCGGGAAGACATTAAACAACAAGCGGTTGAAATGTTGAAAAATGCAGGTTTTAGAGATGTGGAAGCCTACGATAATCCTGGAGCACTAGGGTTGGGCATACATGAAATGGGCACAGCACGAATGGGTAGAGATCCAAAAACCTCAGTACTTAATGGAAATAATCAAATACACGCAGTACCTAACGTGTATGTAACAGATGGCGCTTTTATGACCTCTGCAAGCTGTGTAAATCCATCATTGACCTATATGGCATTTACGGCAAGAGCTGCAAATCACGCCGCACAAGAACTTAAAAAAGAAACTATATAA
- a CDS encoding DinB family protein, translated as MKDLFYELFDYNFYCNKNLIDKFQTIESQATDKSSSLFSHILNAHHIWNARLLKTDVKYKAFDKHSGTDFSEIHYENQRTSFEIISNLEDFDKRIAYENSEGKQFINTTKDILFHIINHSTYHRGQIALEFRTNTIEPLISDYILYKR; from the coding sequence ATGAAAGACCTATTTTATGAATTATTTGATTACAACTTTTATTGTAACAAAAATCTGATAGACAAATTTCAAACTATAGAAAGTCAGGCCACAGATAAAAGTAGTTCATTATTTAGTCATATTCTAAACGCGCATCATATTTGGAACGCAAGATTATTAAAAACGGATGTAAAATATAAAGCCTTTGACAAGCACAGTGGCACTGATTTTTCTGAGATACATTACGAAAACCAAAGAACATCTTTTGAAATTATAAGCAATCTCGAAGATTTTGATAAACGTATAGCTTATGAAAATTCGGAAGGCAAACAATTTATAAATACAACCAAAGATATTTTATTCCATATCATCAATCACTCTACCTATCATAGAGGGCAAATTGCTTTAGAATTTAGAACGAATACCATTGAACCTTTAATTTCAGATTATATTCTTTACAAACGTTAA
- a CDS encoding gluconate 2-dehydrogenase subunit 3 family protein, whose protein sequence is MDRRIALKNLGLSLGYIVATPTLISLVQSCKEQNIATWTPVFLSKEEGDVLSKLVDIILPKTDTPSASEVNVHVFIDTFAKEIMEEKDQNFFKMAMNKFTDKALKDAGKEKLEDLTSEDLTSVLASALKVSKEDEAKNFKLINTYHEAIAAGETADLDEGISRFAFANNLRGLTIWAFKSSEYIAEEVLAYLPIPGEYIGCADVQELTGGKAWAI, encoded by the coding sequence ATGGATAGAAGAATAGCACTCAAAAACCTAGGCCTATCTTTAGGCTACATCGTAGCCACACCAACTCTAATTAGTTTAGTTCAGAGTTGTAAAGAGCAAAATATTGCTACTTGGACTCCTGTGTTTTTATCAAAAGAAGAAGGTGACGTACTTTCAAAATTAGTAGATATTATACTGCCTAAAACAGATACACCTTCTGCTTCAGAAGTAAATGTACATGTGTTTATTGATACCTTTGCCAAAGAGATTATGGAAGAGAAAGATCAAAATTTCTTTAAAATGGCAATGAATAAATTTACTGATAAAGCACTTAAAGATGCTGGTAAAGAAAAGCTTGAAGATTTAACCAGTGAAGATTTAACCTCTGTTTTGGCTAGCGCATTAAAAGTTAGCAAAGAAGATGAAGCAAAGAATTTCAAATTAATTAACACCTATCATGAAGCCATAGCCGCTGGTGAAACAGCTGATTTAGATGAAGGTATTTCTAGATTTGCCTTTGCTAACAATTTAAGAGGTTTAACCATTTGGGCCTTCAAATCTTCTGAATACATCGCAGAAGAGGTGCTCGCCTATTTGCCAATTCCAGGAGAATATATTGGATGTGCTGATGTACAAGAATTAACTGGCGG
- a CDS encoding nucleoside permease: MNLKIKFQLSTMMFLEFFIWGGWFVTLGTFLGNNLKATGAEMGMAFSTQSWGAIIAPFIIGLIADRYFNAERILGVLHLAGAFLMYQMYGATEFSTFYPYVLGYMILYMPTLALVNAIAFKQMKDPAKEFSLVRVFGTIGWIAAGLLISYVFLWDSADARAEGMLKNTFLMVAIASTVLGLFSFTLPKTPPGITKGEKVSISDILGLDALKLLKDKNFLIFFVSSIFICIPLAFYYQNANPFLSEIGMDNPTGKMTIGQVSEVFFMLLLPYFFKKFGFKKTILVGMLAWTVRYLLFAYGNAGELAFMLIIGIGLHGICYDFFFVSGQIYTDSKAGKKYKSAAQGLITLATYGIGMLIGFWIAGKITDTYLLADNLHDWKTIWTYPAIFALGVSVLFVLLFKNETIEYKE; this comes from the coding sequence ATGAATTTAAAAATAAAGTTTCAACTGTCCACAATGATGTTTTTGGAGTTTTTCATTTGGGGCGGATGGTTTGTAACATTAGGCACATTTTTAGGAAATAATTTAAAGGCTACTGGGGCCGAAATGGGAATGGCCTTTTCAACCCAATCTTGGGGTGCAATTATAGCCCCTTTTATTATAGGGTTAATTGCAGATCGATATTTTAATGCAGAGCGTATTTTAGGGGTGTTACATCTAGCAGGGGCTTTCTTAATGTATCAGATGTATGGAGCAACGGAGTTTTCTACGTTTTATCCTTATGTATTAGGCTATATGATTCTTTACATGCCAACCCTCGCCTTGGTAAATGCTATTGCATTTAAACAAATGAAAGATCCGGCTAAAGAATTTTCTTTAGTACGCGTATTTGGTACTATTGGATGGATCGCCGCGGGTTTATTGATTAGTTACGTATTTTTATGGGATTCAGCAGATGCAAGAGCTGAAGGGATGCTTAAAAACACTTTTTTGATGGTCGCCATCGCTTCTACTGTATTGGGTTTATTTAGTTTTACCTTGCCTAAAACCCCTCCAGGAATAACTAAGGGCGAAAAAGTTAGTATTTCTGATATCTTAGGCCTCGATGCTTTAAAACTTTTGAAAGACAAAAACTTTCTTATCTTTTTTGTGTCGTCTATATTTATTTGTATTCCTCTTGCCTTTTACTATCAAAACGCAAATCCATTTCTTTCAGAAATTGGGATGGACAACCCTACGGGTAAAATGACCATTGGGCAAGTCTCAGAAGTATTTTTTATGTTGTTACTTCCCTATTTTTTCAAAAAGTTTGGTTTTAAGAAAACAATTTTGGTGGGTATGTTGGCTTGGACAGTGCGATACCTTCTCTTCGCTTATGGAAATGCAGGAGAATTAGCGTTTATGCTTATTATTGGAATTGGCCTTCATGGTATTTGTTATGATTTCTTCTTTGTTTCAGGTCAAATATACACGGATTCAAAAGCAGGAAAAAAATACAAGAGTGCCGCACAAGGTTTAATAACTTTAGCAACCTACGGAATTGGAATGCTAATTGGTTTCTGGATTGCAGGAAAAATTACAGACACGTATTTATTGGCAGATAATCTGCACGATTGGAAAACTATTTGGACGTATCCAGCTATATTTGCCTTAGGAGTATCAGTCCTATTTGTTCTACTTTTTAAAAATGAAACTATAGAATACAAAGAATAA
- a CDS encoding DUF1080 domain-containing protein, which produces MKKIMMISMAVLLFISCKNKPTKNAVLEEQTEMDLSMTEASNNEEWIVLFDGTSFDSFKEYLKEGVSEHWKIEDRAMVFYPPKERKPKEAFNLITKDSYTDFVLSLEWKISEGGNSGIFWGVKEDEQLSEAYETGPEIQVLDNEKHPDAKAGKTHQAGALYDMVAPLKDATKPAGQWNTCLITINHKTNQGIVVLNGEEIVTFAVNDPEWGAMVANSKFATWTDFGKYPTGKIGLQDHGDAVAFRNIKIKEL; this is translated from the coding sequence ATGAAAAAAATAATGATGATCTCAATGGCTGTTCTACTTTTTATAAGTTGTAAAAATAAGCCAACTAAAAATGCCGTACTAGAGGAACAAACAGAAATGGATCTAAGCATGACTGAAGCATCTAATAACGAAGAATGGATCGTACTATTTGATGGTACTTCATTTGATAGTTTTAAAGAATACCTAAAAGAAGGAGTGTCAGAGCATTGGAAAATCGAAGATAGGGCAATGGTTTTTTATCCTCCAAAAGAAAGAAAACCTAAAGAAGCATTTAATTTAATAACTAAAGATAGCTATACCGATTTTGTACTTTCATTAGAGTGGAAAATTTCAGAAGGCGGTAATAGTGGTATTTTTTGGGGAGTTAAAGAAGATGAACAACTGTCTGAAGCCTACGAAACAGGTCCTGAAATTCAGGTTTTGGACAATGAAAAACATCCCGATGCCAAAGCAGGAAAAACGCATCAGGCTGGGGCTTTGTACGATATGGTGGCACCTTTAAAAGATGCGACAAAACCGGCAGGCCAATGGAATACGTGTCTCATTACGATCAATCATAAAACCAATCAAGGTATCGTTGTTTTGAATGGAGAAGAAATTGTCACGTTTGCTGTAAACGACCCTGAATGGGGAGCCATGGTCGCCAATTCTAAATTCGCCACTTGGACCGATTTTGGTAAATATCCAACAGGGAAAATTGGTTTGCAAGACCATGGCGATGCTGTTGCTTTTCGAAATATTAAAATCAAAGAATTATAA
- a CDS encoding ASCH domain-containing protein — protein MDNASARNMWGDYLDQHLEDAFVDAPKTIHFCDNKKDANECVDLVLKNIKKATSPSLLGLQLRNEPLPKIGDFLVITDWDGKAKCIVKTTAVKLKPMFSIDETYARKEGEGDKSLAYWKKTHWEYYTRELSEFNREPRESMIVVCQEFEKVFD, from the coding sequence ATGGACAATGCTTCTGCCCGTAACATGTGGGGCGATTATTTAGATCAACATTTAGAAGATGCTTTTGTTGATGCACCTAAGACCATTCATTTTTGTGATAACAAAAAAGATGCTAATGAATGTGTAGATTTAGTACTTAAAAATATAAAAAAAGCCACTTCACCCTCCCTGTTAGGTTTGCAATTACGAAATGAACCGCTTCCTAAAATTGGCGATTTTCTGGTCATCACTGATTGGGATGGGAAGGCAAAATGCATCGTAAAAACTACTGCGGTAAAATTAAAACCAATGTTTAGTATTGATGAAACCTATGCTCGCAAAGAAGGTGAAGGTGATAAAAGTTTAGCCTATTGGAAAAAAACACACTGGGAGTATTACACTCGGGAACTTTCTGAATTCAACAGAGAGCCCAGAGAAAGTATGATTGTGGTGTGCCAAGAATTTGAAAAAGTTTTTGACTAG